One window of Mangrovibacterium diazotrophicum genomic DNA carries:
- a CDS encoding peptidylprolyl isomerase, producing the protein MIVLKRIYVLIALATLAACSSGPQKADEKANPETPATKTKSQVDYLQYVPSIVQIESFDQSRFLESETAFFVDSNLIASRLTPVIEATNAVIVPWDEEKKYKIEGFVAVDRINDLVLLKVKGIHRAAIPLENNTAPSLQKSIYLTKPQGNALPLHNGKVTKHGNVAGSMRYLVTNQFRSKTYGTPVFIGEKCIGLGYADVIDYENQNLVIPSDLVLAMMAKANTTPQPLDQLKSSADRATSEANKKIKGLLIETDMGNIRIRLYNETPEYRDNFIALVKENYYDSLLIHRVIKGFCIQSGAADTRYAGKTDVVGWKGPGYTLPAHVVSGLFHKRGVIGSPRKPDRGNSKRRSDGSQFYIVTGRKYSDLELDEISKETGYKFTPEQRRMYKTIGGAPHIDGSYTIFGEVTEGMDVADKINAVAVDSDFRPLEDIRVRRITIIK; encoded by the coding sequence ATGATCGTTTTGAAAAGAATATATGTTCTTATTGCACTGGCAACGCTCGCCGCCTGCTCTTCAGGCCCTCAAAAGGCAGATGAAAAGGCGAATCCGGAAACACCAGCCACAAAAACCAAGAGCCAGGTCGACTACCTGCAGTATGTTCCTTCGATTGTTCAAATTGAAAGCTTCGACCAATCACGGTTCCTCGAAAGTGAAACTGCTTTCTTCGTGGATAGCAACCTGATCGCCAGTCGGCTTACTCCCGTCATTGAAGCCACGAACGCAGTTATTGTTCCCTGGGATGAAGAAAAGAAATACAAGATTGAGGGCTTTGTTGCCGTCGACCGGATCAACGACCTGGTTTTGCTGAAAGTGAAGGGAATCCATCGGGCCGCAATTCCGCTCGAAAATAACACTGCTCCGAGCCTGCAAAAAAGCATCTACCTCACCAAGCCGCAGGGAAATGCGCTTCCGCTGCACAACGGAAAAGTCACCAAACACGGCAATGTTGCTGGCTCCATGCGCTACCTGGTTACAAACCAATTCCGCTCCAAAACTTACGGTACGCCTGTTTTTATCGGTGAAAAATGCATCGGGTTGGGTTACGCCGACGTGATTGATTACGAAAACCAGAACCTCGTGATTCCCTCCGACCTCGTCCTCGCAATGATGGCGAAAGCCAACACTACACCGCAACCATTGGATCAGCTGAAATCTTCGGCTGACCGGGCAACAAGCGAGGCGAATAAAAAAATAAAGGGCTTGCTGATTGAAACTGACATGGGCAACATCAGGATCCGCCTCTACAACGAAACTCCGGAGTACCGTGATAATTTCATCGCCCTGGTAAAAGAAAACTATTACGACAGCCTGCTCATCCATCGCGTGATCAAAGGATTCTGCATCCAAAGTGGTGCCGCCGACACGCGCTATGCCGGTAAAACCGATGTCGTCGGGTGGAAAGGCCCCGGCTACACACTCCCGGCCCATGTTGTGTCCGGCTTGTTTCACAAACGGGGTGTGATTGGTTCTCCTCGAAAACCGGATCGCGGGAACAGCAAGCGCCGCTCCGATGGCTCTCAATTCTACATCGTAACCGGCCGAAAATATTCCGACCTCGAACTGGATGAAATATCCAAAGAAACGGGTTACAAATTCACTCCAGAACAACGCCGGATGTACAAAACCATTGGCGGTGCGCCACACATTGATGGCAGTTATACCATTTTCGGCGAAGTGACCGAAGGAATGGATGTAGCCGACAAAATTAATGCAGTCGCCGTCGATAGCGACTTCCGGCCACTCGAAGACATTCGCGTGCGTCGAATCACAATCATCAAATAA
- a CDS encoding GNAT family N-acetyltransferase, producing the protein MQTLVVNDSIRLEKLRYSHAFQIFQAIDTNRKFLSPWLPFVQQTHSQDDTESFIRSILADGDTRGDDVFVIWYKSNFAGLIGLKETDYINQKTEIGYWLIEKMTGLGIATRSVKALIEFLFEAMKLNRIQIKCGVGNSKSSAVPKRLGFVFEGIERQGEKHQTEFIDLEVYSLLKKEYKRL; encoded by the coding sequence ATGCAAACACTCGTAGTGAATGATTCTATTCGGCTTGAAAAACTCAGGTATTCACATGCTTTTCAGATTTTTCAGGCTATTGATACCAATCGCAAATTTCTTTCGCCGTGGTTGCCCTTTGTTCAGCAAACGCACTCACAGGATGACACTGAATCCTTTATCCGCTCCATTTTGGCTGATGGAGATACCCGGGGAGACGATGTTTTTGTGATTTGGTACAAGTCTAATTTTGCGGGTCTCATCGGTTTAAAGGAGACTGACTACATCAACCAAAAAACAGAAATTGGTTACTGGTTGATTGAAAAAATGACAGGATTGGGCATAGCCACAAGATCAGTAAAAGCGTTAATCGAGTTTCTTTTTGAAGCGATGAAATTGAATCGGATTCAAATTAAATGTGGTGTTGGAAATTCCAAAAGTTCTGCGGTTCCAAAGCGCTTGGGCTTTGTTTTTGAAGGAATTGAGCGCCAGGGGGAGAAGCACCAGACTGAATTTATCGACCTGGAAGTTTACAGTCTGTTAAAAAAAGAATACAAAAGATTGTGA
- a CDS encoding peptidylprolyl isomerase, with amino-acid sequence MTKIFNSILLILLLFQVSCAGGADKKEGQKIEIDTNFGKMVFLLYDETPQHRDNFIKLAQEGYFDDLLFHRVINHFMIQGGDPQSKNAPSGQRLGNGGPDYTIPAEINLAFFHKKGVLAAARKGDNVNPEKRSSGSQFYIVQGKTFTDAGLDSLEIEMNNRQAQQINQAVFNEHKAELNKLMQAGQRDSFDVRIAEIKELAAQKAAEAAPYKISPEKREVYKTIGGYPSLDGGYTVFGELIEGFDVLDKIAAVETDQFDRPVQNVTMKVKVLK; translated from the coding sequence ATGACAAAAATTTTTAACTCAATTCTTCTGATTCTCCTGTTATTTCAGGTTTCGTGCGCCGGTGGTGCCGACAAAAAAGAAGGACAAAAAATAGAAATCGATACTAATTTCGGGAAGATGGTTTTTCTGCTGTATGATGAAACACCTCAGCACCGTGATAATTTCATCAAATTGGCACAGGAAGGCTATTTCGATGATTTGCTGTTCCACCGGGTTATCAATCATTTTATGATCCAAGGTGGCGACCCGCAGTCAAAAAATGCACCGTCCGGTCAACGTTTGGGAAACGGTGGCCCTGATTACACGATCCCAGCTGAAATCAATCTGGCATTCTTCCACAAAAAAGGAGTGTTGGCTGCAGCCCGAAAAGGCGACAATGTAAATCCCGAAAAACGATCTTCCGGCTCTCAATTCTACATCGTCCAGGGAAAAACATTTACCGATGCCGGATTGGACTCACTTGAGATTGAAATGAATAATCGACAGGCTCAGCAAATCAACCAGGCTGTTTTTAACGAACACAAGGCAGAACTGAATAAACTGATGCAAGCTGGTCAGCGCGATAGTTTTGATGTTCGGATTGCTGAGATCAAAGAATTGGCTGCTCAAAAGGCTGCCGAAGCCGCCCCTTACAAAATTTCGCCCGAGAAACGGGAGGTATACAAGACAATTGGGGGCTACCCGTCGCTCGACGGCGGCTACACTGTTTTTGGCGAGTTGATAGAAGGGTTTGATGTGTTGGATAAAATTGCTGCGGTTGAAACAGACCAATTCGACCGACCAGTGCAAAACGTAACCATGAAAGTGAAAGTTTTAAAATGA
- a CDS encoding acyl carrier protein, translating to MENKTARRTLYKVLRKTGVSRNDIELEASFQEDLKFDQLDWTLFLFYLEESINASIEDDQASELYQVKDSLKLLEKIA from the coding sequence ATGGAAAATAAGACAGCTAGAAGAACCCTGTACAAAGTTCTGAGAAAGACGGGGGTTTCGAGGAATGACATCGAGCTGGAAGCTTCATTTCAGGAAGACCTGAAATTTGACCAGTTGGATTGGACCTTGTTCTTGTTTTATCTTGAAGAATCAATTAATGCCAGCATCGAGGACGATCAGGCATCGGAACTTTACCAGGTTAAAGATTCATTGAAGTTATTAGAAAAGATTGCCTAG
- a CDS encoding peptidylprolyl isomerase, with protein MKYFLIAVSFFFFHSAIAQNQVDHLVEIQTNFGTMRFRLYNDTPKHRDAFMQLAREGYYNETLFYRVIQNFLIQGGSRSSRNAPPGKRIGYGSPDHTVDDEIVPGHIHKKGALCAPRQPDEVNPFKQSDISQFYVVKGQVFTEGELDTMEMAVNRPIRKKIIKEVYTPEIKAQLKQLKEENKVDEFREIADRVKSDINAKMALNPNVLEFNEQQRKAYTTVGGYPDLDGKYTIFGECISGFDVIDKIAELKVDENNRPLTDVKITVKIIQ; from the coding sequence ATGAAGTATTTCCTGATAGCTGTAAGCTTTTTCTTTTTCCATTCGGCCATTGCGCAAAACCAGGTTGACCACCTTGTAGAAATACAAACGAACTTTGGGACGATGCGTTTTCGCCTTTACAACGACACCCCAAAACACCGCGACGCTTTTATGCAGCTGGCACGCGAAGGCTACTACAACGAAACACTTTTCTACCGGGTTATTCAGAATTTCCTGATTCAAGGTGGATCCAGATCGTCACGCAACGCACCTCCCGGAAAACGAATTGGTTACGGGTCACCCGATCACACGGTAGATGATGAAATTGTACCTGGACATATTCACAAAAAAGGAGCCCTCTGCGCCCCTCGTCAGCCCGATGAAGTCAATCCGTTTAAACAGTCGGATATTTCGCAGTTTTACGTTGTGAAAGGCCAGGTTTTTACTGAAGGTGAACTGGACACCATGGAAATGGCCGTGAATCGTCCCATCCGGAAAAAAATTATCAAAGAAGTTTACACGCCCGAAATCAAGGCGCAGCTTAAACAACTGAAGGAGGAAAACAAGGTTGACGAGTTTCGTGAAATTGCCGACCGGGTGAAAAGCGACATCAATGCTAAAATGGCGCTCAACCCAAATGTATTGGAATTCAACGAGCAACAACGAAAGGCCTATACAACCGTTGGTGGTTACCCCGATCTGGATGGCAAATACACCATCTTTGGAGAATGCATCTCTGGTTTCGATGTGATTGATAAAATTGCCGAACTGAAAGTTGACGAAAACAATCGCCCACTGACCGACGTGAAAATCACCGTTAAAATCATCCAATGA